The following are encoded together in the Xanthomonas vesicatoria ATCC 35937 genome:
- a CDS encoding gamma carbonic anhydrase family protein — translation MTPIRPFLDHTPQLGDRVYVDPACTIIGKVSLGDDVSVWPGTVIRGDVNHVQIGARTNVQDGTIIHVSHHSPFNKAGYPTLVGADVTVGHGTILHACTIEDLCLIGMGACVLDGATIKRYGFVGAGAVVGPGKVVGEAELWLGNPARLARTLSDREIESLHYSAQHYVRLKDQYLGVPAGD, via the coding sequence GTGACCCCGATTCGCCCGTTTCTGGACCACACCCCACAGCTGGGCGACCGCGTCTATGTCGACCCGGCCTGCACCATCATCGGCAAGGTGAGCCTGGGCGACGATGTCTCGGTGTGGCCGGGCACGGTGATCCGCGGCGACGTCAATCATGTGCAGATCGGTGCGCGCACCAATGTGCAGGACGGCACCATCATTCACGTCAGCCACCACAGCCCGTTCAACAAGGCCGGCTATCCAACCCTCGTCGGCGCCGACGTGACCGTGGGCCACGGCACCATCCTGCATGCCTGCACCATCGAAGACCTGTGCCTGATCGGCATGGGCGCCTGCGTGCTGGATGGCGCCACCATCAAACGCTACGGATTTGTCGGCGCCGGTGCGGTGGTAGGCCCAGGCAAGGTGGTTGGCGAAGCGGAATTGTGGCTGGGCAATCCGGCGCGGCTGGCGCGCACGCTCAGCGACAGGGAAATCGAAAGCCTGCATTACTCCGCACAGCATTATGTGCGGCTCAAGGACCAGTATCTGGGCGTGCCGGCCGGCGACTGA
- a CDS encoding benzaldehyde dehydrogenase: MNALPSAAIAATATPAWHGCIFNGEWIPGHGGALPIYEPATGGLLHEVSKADLADVAAAVAQAKQAQRAWAATAPRERAAVFHRAAQAMQARSAEAALLIARETGGILPKAQREVDEAVAFYQHSASLPLQAMGQVLPTGAGQLSLARHMPLGVVAVISPFNFPLILSLRSVAPALAMGNAVILKPDPRTPYTGGVIIAQVLEEAGLPKGLLHVLHGDAQIGQALMEAPDIPMIAFTGSTAAGRRIGEIAGRHLKKVALELGGNNAVIVLDDADLDRAASAIAFGAYMHQGQICMATGRVLVQRSVAEALTHRLAKKARHLPVGDPVSGTVALGPIIDQRQLQRVIDIVADSVAAGAVVEAGATNEGLFYAPTVLSNVRPGMRVFDEEVFGPVINITVFDTDEEAAQMANHGEYGLAAGIMSASVSRALALGERLHPGLLHINDQTVLDEVINPFGGTGASGNGTSVGGPADWEQYTHWQWLTIKSEVPQYPF; this comes from the coding sequence ATGAATGCTCTTCCCAGCGCAGCGATTGCCGCCACCGCGACACCCGCGTGGCACGGCTGCATCTTCAATGGCGAGTGGATACCGGGCCACGGTGGCGCGTTGCCGATCTATGAGCCGGCCACCGGCGGTTTGCTGCACGAGGTGAGCAAGGCCGATCTGGCCGATGTTGCCGCTGCCGTCGCACAAGCCAAACAGGCGCAGCGCGCCTGGGCCGCCACCGCGCCGCGCGAACGTGCTGCGGTCTTTCACCGTGCCGCGCAGGCGATGCAGGCACGCAGCGCCGAGGCCGCGTTGCTGATCGCACGCGAAACCGGCGGCATCCTGCCCAAGGCGCAGCGCGAGGTCGATGAAGCGGTCGCGTTTTACCAACACTCTGCTAGCCTGCCGTTGCAGGCGATGGGACAGGTGCTGCCGACCGGGGCCGGCCAGCTCAGCCTAGCGCGTCACATGCCATTGGGTGTGGTGGCGGTGATCTCCCCGTTCAACTTTCCGCTGATCCTGTCGCTGCGTTCGGTGGCGCCGGCATTGGCGATGGGCAATGCGGTGATCCTCAAGCCCGACCCGCGCACGCCGTACACCGGTGGCGTGATCATCGCGCAGGTGCTGGAAGAAGCCGGCCTGCCCAAGGGCCTGCTGCACGTGCTGCACGGCGATGCTCAAATCGGCCAGGCGCTGATGGAAGCGCCGGATATCCCGATGATCGCCTTCACCGGCTCCACTGCGGCCGGCCGGCGCATCGGCGAAATTGCCGGGCGGCATCTGAAAAAGGTGGCATTGGAGCTGGGCGGCAACAACGCGGTGATCGTGCTCGACGACGCAGATCTGGACCGTGCCGCATCGGCGATTGCCTTTGGTGCGTATATGCACCAGGGCCAGATCTGCATGGCCACCGGACGGGTGCTGGTACAGCGCAGCGTGGCGGAGGCGTTGACCCACCGTCTGGCGAAAAAAGCGCGGCATCTGCCGGTAGGCGATCCGGTCAGCGGCACCGTGGCCCTGGGGCCCATCATCGACCAGCGCCAGCTGCAACGGGTGATCGATATCGTCGCTGACAGCGTCGCTGCCGGTGCGGTGGTGGAAGCCGGCGCAACCAACGAGGGCCTGTTCTACGCACCGACCGTGTTGTCCAACGTGCGCCCAGGCATGCGCGTGTTCGACGAGGAAGTATTCGGGCCGGTGATCAACATCACCGTGTTCGACACCGACGAAGAAGCCGCGCAAATGGCCAACCACGGCGAATATGGGCTGGCCGCCGGCATCATGTCGGCTTCGGTCTCGCGGGCGTTGGCGCTGGGCGAACGCCTGCATCCAGGCCTGCTGCACATCAACGACCAGACCGTGTTGGACGAGGTGATCAACCCGTTTGGCGGCACCGGCGCGTCCGGCAACGGCACCAGCGTCGGTGGTCCAGCCGACTGGGAGCAGTACACGCACTGGCAGTGGCTGACCATCAAGAGCGAGGTGCCGCAATACCCGTTCTGA
- a CDS encoding MarR family winged helix-turn-helix transcriptional regulator: MPATATAAPLPDAITAVDQARLLRLLGYRITRTELLVRRMFQECVAAFDLKPVDFSLLMLVDGNPGINQRQIGDVLHVSPPNLAIVVARLVKRRLLRQVRGRQDRRMQHLSLTPAGVTLLTDAEAEVLRMEQQLSAVLGTSEAPLLRALDRLDRLDTL; encoded by the coding sequence ATGCCCGCTACTGCCACTGCTGCACCGTTGCCCGACGCCATCACTGCGGTGGACCAGGCGCGCCTGCTGCGATTGCTGGGCTACCGCATTACCCGCACCGAGCTGCTGGTGCGCCGGATGTTTCAGGAATGCGTTGCCGCCTTCGATCTGAAGCCGGTCGACTTCTCGTTGCTGATGCTGGTGGATGGCAATCCGGGCATCAACCAGCGCCAGATCGGCGACGTGCTGCATGTCTCACCGCCGAACCTGGCCATCGTGGTGGCGCGGCTGGTCAAGCGCCGTCTGCTGCGGCAGGTGCGCGGGCGGCAGGACCGGCGCATGCAGCATCTGTCGTTGACGCCGGCCGGCGTCACCCTGCTGACCGATGCCGAAGCCGAAGTGCTGCGCATGGAACAGCAGCTCAGTGCGGTGCTCGGCACCAGCGAAGCGCCGCTGCTGCGCGCGCTCGATCGCCTGGATCGGCTCGACACGCTGTAA
- the glpK gene encoding glycerol kinase GlpK: MEKQYVLAIDQGTTSSRAMLFDRQGKVAGVAQREFGQIFPKPGWVEHNPREIMTSVYTTITELLNNAQIDARAISGIGITNQRETAVVWDKATGQPIYNAIVWQSRQTKDICNQLKEAGHEQMVRDKTGLLIDAYFSGTKVKWILDHVEGARERARNGELAFGTIDSWLIWNLTGGKVHVTDYTNASRTMMFNIHTLEWDAELLEMLDVPAQMLPEVRSSSEVYGMTQTQYFYGEQVPIAGIAGDQQAALFGQACFEPGMAKNTYGTGCFMLMNTGDKAVASKAGLLTTIAWGIDGKVEYALEGAIFVAGSVVQWLRDGLRMLGKASDSQAYAERAGDNDGVYLVPAFVGLGAPYWRSDIRGAVFGLTRGTTKEHFVRAAVESMAYQTRDVLTAMQSDSGIELKELRADGGAIANDFMAQFQSDILNVPVLRPEVAETTALGAAYLAGLATGFWSSREEIATQWAVDRRFEPAMAEDKREQLYAGWQQAVEATMGFRIS, from the coding sequence ATGGAAAAGCAATACGTCCTTGCGATCGATCAGGGCACCACCAGCTCGCGCGCGATGTTGTTCGATCGCCAGGGCAAGGTGGCCGGCGTGGCGCAGCGCGAGTTCGGGCAGATCTTCCCGAAACCGGGCTGGGTGGAGCACAACCCGCGCGAGATCATGACCAGCGTCTACACCACCATTACCGAGCTGCTCAACAACGCGCAGATCGATGCGCGCGCGATCTCCGGCATCGGTATCACCAACCAGCGCGAGACCGCGGTGGTATGGGACAAGGCCACCGGCCAGCCGATCTACAACGCCATCGTGTGGCAATCGCGACAGACCAAGGACATCTGCAACCAGCTCAAGGAGGCAGGGCACGAGCAGATGGTGCGCGACAAGACCGGGCTGCTGATCGATGCCTATTTTTCCGGCACCAAGGTCAAGTGGATCCTCGACCACGTGGAAGGCGCACGCGAGCGCGCACGTAATGGCGAACTGGCCTTCGGCACCATCGACAGCTGGCTGATCTGGAACCTCACCGGCGGCAAGGTGCACGTCACCGACTACACCAACGCCTCGCGCACCATGATGTTCAACATCCACACCCTGGAATGGGATGCCGAACTGCTGGAGATGCTGGACGTGCCGGCGCAGATGTTGCCGGAGGTGCGCTCCTCCAGCGAGGTCTATGGCATGACCCAGACCCAGTATTTCTATGGCGAGCAGGTGCCCATCGCCGGCATCGCGGGCGACCAGCAGGCGGCGTTGTTCGGCCAGGCCTGTTTCGAACCGGGCATGGCGAAAAATACCTATGGCACCGGCTGTTTCATGCTGATGAACACCGGCGACAAGGCGGTGGCCTCCAAGGCCGGTCTGTTGACCACCATCGCCTGGGGTATCGATGGCAAGGTCGAGTACGCACTGGAAGGCGCGATCTTCGTCGCCGGCTCGGTGGTGCAGTGGTTGCGTGATGGCTTGCGCATGCTGGGCAAAGCCAGCGACTCGCAGGCATATGCCGAGCGTGCCGGCGACAATGATGGCGTGTACCTGGTGCCGGCCTTCGTCGGCCTGGGCGCGCCGTACTGGCGCAGCGACATCCGCGGTGCGGTATTCGGCCTGACCCGCGGCACCACGAAAGAGCACTTCGTGCGTGCCGCGGTGGAATCGATGGCGTATCAGACCCGCGACGTGCTCACCGCGATGCAGAGCGATTCGGGCATCGAGTTGAAGGAACTGCGCGCCGATGGTGGCGCGATCGCCAACGATTTCATGGCGCAGTTCCAGAGCGACATTCTCAACGTGCCGGTGCTGCGTCCGGAAGTGGCCGAAACCACCGCGCTCGGTGCGGCCTACCTGGCGGGTCTGGCGACCGGCTTCTGGAGCAGCCGCGAAGAAATCGCCACGCAATGGGCAGTGGATCGACGCTTCGAGCCCGCCATGGCCGAGGACAAGCGCGAGCAGCTCTATGCGGGTTGGCAGCAGGCGGTGGAAGCGACGATGGGCTTCCGCATCAGCTGA
- a CDS encoding nuclear transport factor 2 family protein produces the protein MKKIVSRALLLIMLVAPMAAFAQTAVTENPNHQKMLLGSTWPETVNKRLVYDFWRIVFEAGQVQEAPKYMDKNYIQHNPNVANGRDAFIAFLTAFVPPTPVQARVQLPLVAITADRDLVTLVSVRTLPDPRDPSKTYTTTWFDMFRIEKGLIKEHWDPDTIAGRANTGGQ, from the coding sequence ATGAAAAAGATCGTTTCCCGCGCCCTGTTGCTGATCATGCTGGTCGCACCGATGGCGGCGTTCGCGCAGACCGCCGTCACTGAGAATCCCAATCACCAGAAGATGCTGCTCGGTTCCACCTGGCCCGAAACTGTTAACAAGCGGCTGGTTTACGACTTCTGGCGCATCGTGTTTGAAGCTGGCCAGGTGCAGGAAGCGCCGAAATACATGGACAAGAACTATATCCAGCACAACCCGAACGTCGCGAACGGTCGCGATGCCTTTATCGCGTTCCTGACAGCGTTTGTGCCGCCAACGCCGGTACAGGCACGCGTGCAGTTGCCGCTGGTGGCCATTACCGCGGATCGTGATCTGGTCACGCTGGTGTCGGTGCGCACGCTGCCGGACCCGCGTGATCCGAGCAAAACCTATACCACCACCTGGTTCGATATGTTTCGCATCGAAAAAGGCCTGATCAAGGAGCACTGGGACCCGGACACCATTGCCGGCCGCGCCAATACCGGCGGCCAGTAA
- a CDS encoding HD-GYP domain-containing protein, which translates to MLRTIDSDQLRPGMYVCKLLGAWVHHPFWKTSFLVDSDDVDKIHGSRIEQLVIDTARGLDVDAGTTVDQQDAGDAPPQPPPEPEPEPAPTARSTRTGSVTAQVGIEAEVVRARRIFEDGRDTVEAMFRDVRLGRTVDTEAAMPLVEAINDSVLRHPQALISVARLKTADDYTYLHSMAVAGLMSGLARQLGLPDGQVVEAAMGGLLHDMGKAVTPLDILNKPGRLTDDEMDVMRQHPLDGHRLLVAGGVQNAVVLEIALHHHEKMDGSGYPSRLVGEEISLMSRMGAVCDVYDAISSDRPYKRGWDPAESLKQMASWKGHFDPTIFQAFVRRLGIYPVGSLVRLESQKLAVVIEQSPDALLKPKVRVFYSAKLRSHVLVQDIDLSRPDCQDRIAQMESPTDWGFRDLEKLWLP; encoded by the coding sequence ATGCTCAGAACCATCGACTCCGACCAACTCCGCCCTGGCATGTATGTCTGCAAGCTGCTGGGCGCCTGGGTGCACCATCCGTTTTGGAAGACATCGTTTCTGGTCGATTCCGACGATGTGGACAAGATCCATGGCAGCCGGATCGAGCAGCTGGTGATCGACACCGCACGCGGGCTGGATGTGGATGCGGGTACAACCGTCGACCAGCAGGACGCCGGCGATGCGCCGCCGCAACCGCCGCCGGAGCCGGAGCCGGAACCTGCTCCCACCGCGCGCAGTACCCGCACCGGCAGCGTCACCGCTCAGGTCGGTATCGAGGCCGAAGTGGTACGTGCGCGGCGTATCTTCGAAGACGGTCGTGACACCGTGGAAGCGATGTTTCGTGACGTGCGGCTGGGCCGCACCGTCGACACCGAGGCCGCCATGCCATTGGTGGAAGCGATCAACGATTCGGTGCTGCGTCATCCGCAGGCCTTGATCAGCGTGGCGCGGCTGAAGACCGCAGACGACTACACCTATCTGCATTCGATGGCCGTGGCCGGGCTGATGAGCGGGCTGGCACGGCAGCTCGGTTTGCCCGACGGCCAGGTCGTGGAAGCGGCGATGGGGGGGCTGCTGCATGACATGGGCAAGGCGGTAACGCCGCTGGACATTCTCAACAAGCCCGGACGCCTGACCGACGATGAGATGGACGTGATGCGTCAGCATCCGCTGGATGGACATCGCCTGTTGGTGGCCGGCGGCGTACAGAACGCGGTGGTCCTGGAAATTGCGCTGCATCATCACGAAAAGATGGATGGCAGCGGGTATCCGAGCCGTCTGGTCGGCGAAGAGATCTCGCTGATGTCGCGCATGGGCGCGGTATGTGATGTCTACGATGCCATCAGCTCGGACCGGCCCTACAAGCGCGGCTGGGACCCGGCCGAATCGCTCAAGCAGATGGCGTCCTGGAAGGGGCACTTCGACCCGACGATCTTTCAGGCGTTCGTGCGCCGGCTGGGTATCTATCCGGTGGGCTCGCTGGTGCGCCTGGAATCGCAGAAGCTGGCGGTGGTGATCGAGCAAAGCCCGGATGCGCTGCTCAAGCCGAAGGTGCGCGTGTTCTACTCGGCCAAGCTGCGCAGCCACGTGCTGGTGCAGGACATCGACCTGTCGCGGCCCGACTGCCAGGACCGCATCGCGCAGATGGAAAGCCCGACCGACTGGGGCTTCCGCGATCTAGAGAAGCTCTGGCTGCCATAA
- a CDS encoding MFS transporter yields MLQSTPTPTHFALERMTPFQWRAVAVCVLLTMLDGFDVMAMAFTAPHVSADWQLSGKLLGVLFSAGLVGMAVGSLLLAPLADRIGRRALILVCLAILTVGMGASALAGNAWQLGALRAFTGIGIGGMLACVAVTAAEYSTARWRSTATVLQATGYPVGATIGGAIAALLLQHWSWPSVFWLGALGALLCVPLVLACLPESLEFLIARRPAGAHARFNAVLARMGMPPHPQLPLPPAQAAGQAQGYAALFVGPMRRPSLLIALAFFLLMFGFYFVLSWTPKLLVTTGLSAAQGVTGGVLLNLGGIVGGTVFSWLALRGRLSPLTAGALVMMAVAMVAFGLSSTVLHWAFATALLTGAAMSAAMGGLYAVAPVVFTAAVRSTGMGWAIGVGRFGAIVSPLCAGVLLDAGWSPAMLYLACSVPLLFAAAAVVAMRLPDR; encoded by the coding sequence ATGCTCCAGAGCACGCCAACACCCACGCACTTCGCCTTGGAGCGGATGACGCCATTCCAGTGGAGGGCCGTGGCGGTGTGCGTGCTGCTGACGATGCTCGACGGCTTCGACGTGATGGCAATGGCGTTCACCGCCCCGCACGTGTCGGCCGACTGGCAACTGTCGGGCAAGCTGCTGGGGGTGCTGTTCAGTGCCGGGCTGGTCGGCATGGCAGTGGGCTCGCTGTTGCTGGCGCCGTTGGCAGACCGCATCGGCCGGCGTGCGCTGATCCTGGTGTGTCTGGCCATCCTGACCGTGGGCATGGGCGCATCCGCACTGGCCGGCAACGCCTGGCAGCTGGGCGCGCTACGGGCGTTCACCGGGATCGGGATCGGCGGCATGCTGGCCTGCGTGGCGGTGACCGCTGCCGAATATTCCACAGCTCGGTGGCGCAGTACGGCAACGGTGCTGCAGGCCACCGGCTACCCGGTGGGGGCGACAATCGGGGGCGCGATCGCAGCGCTGCTGTTACAGCATTGGTCCTGGCCATCGGTGTTCTGGCTGGGCGCGCTTGGCGCGCTGCTCTGCGTGCCGTTGGTGCTGGCCTGTTTGCCCGAGTCGCTGGAATTTCTGATTGCCCGCCGGCCGGCCGGCGCACATGCGCGTTTCAATGCGGTGTTGGCACGCATGGGGATGCCGCCGCATCCCCAGTTGCCGTTGCCACCGGCGCAAGCCGCCGGGCAGGCGCAGGGTTATGCGGCTCTGTTCGTCGGTCCCATGCGGCGGCCATCGCTGCTGATCGCGCTGGCATTTTTCCTGCTGATGTTCGGGTTCTATTTTGTGCTCAGCTGGACACCCAAACTGCTAGTGACGACCGGCCTGTCGGCAGCCCAGGGCGTCACCGGCGGGGTGCTTCTGAATCTGGGCGGCATCGTCGGCGGCACGGTGTTCAGTTGGCTGGCCCTGCGCGGCCGCTTGTCGCCGCTGACAGCCGGCGCGCTGGTCATGATGGCAGTGGCGATGGTCGCGTTCGGGCTGAGCAGTACGGTGTTGCACTGGGCATTCGCCACCGCGCTGCTGACCGGCGCGGCCATGAGCGCTGCGATGGGCGGGCTGTATGCAGTGGCGCCGGTGGTCTTCACGGCGGCGGTGCGCTCCACCGGTATGGGCTGGGCGATTGGTGTGGGGCGATTTGGCGCGATTGTGTCGCCGCTATGCGCCGGGGTCCTGCTGGATGCTGGGTGGTCGCCGGCCATGTTGTATCTGGCCTGCAGCGTGCCGTTGCTGTTCGCTGCCGCCGCGGTGGTGGCGATGCGCCTGCCGGATCGCTGA
- a CDS encoding YkgJ family cysteine cluster protein, producing MTSAMLCRAGCAACCIAPSISSPIPGMPNGKPAGVACVQLDAQLGCRLFGSPQRPAVCGSLRPSLEMCGTSREQALRMLTALERATQP from the coding sequence ATGACTTCTGCCATGTTGTGCCGCGCCGGCTGCGCCGCGTGCTGCATCGCGCCCTCGATCAGTTCGCCAATTCCCGGGATGCCCAATGGCAAGCCGGCCGGGGTGGCGTGCGTACAACTGGATGCGCAGCTGGGCTGCCGGCTATTCGGGTCGCCGCAGCGCCCGGCGGTCTGCGGCAGCCTGCGGCCGTCGCTGGAGATGTGCGGCACATCGCGCGAACAGGCGCTGAGGATGCTGACGGCGCTGGAGCGCGCCACACAGCCCTGA
- a CDS encoding coniferyl-alcohol dehydrogenase has protein sequence MNLQNKTIVVTGVASGIGAEVARLARFHGATVIGVDRTPVQMTLHGFHQADLGDPASIDALVRALPQQIDALANVAGVPGTAPLDVVARVNYLGLRHLSQALLPRIASGGSIINVASILGAEWPQRLDLHKQLAATESFDAGTQWLAAHPVAHDTCYQYFKEALIVWTLLQSRSWFAERGVRVNNVSPGPVFTPILGDFAAMLGEERVKEDAKRMTRPAYADEVAEAIVFLASDAARWINGITLPVDGGLASTTL, from the coding sequence ATGAATTTGCAGAACAAGACGATCGTCGTGACCGGTGTGGCGTCGGGCATCGGCGCAGAGGTTGCGCGGCTTGCGCGGTTCCACGGCGCCACGGTGATCGGTGTTGATCGCACACCGGTGCAGATGACACTCCACGGTTTCCATCAGGCCGACCTGGGCGACCCGGCTTCCATCGATGCGCTGGTGCGCGCGCTGCCGCAGCAGATCGATGCGCTGGCCAACGTGGCCGGCGTGCCGGGTACCGCTCCGCTGGATGTGGTGGCACGCGTCAATTACCTGGGGCTGCGTCATCTGAGCCAGGCGCTGTTGCCGCGCATCGCCTCCGGCGGCAGCATCATCAATGTCGCGTCGATCCTGGGCGCCGAATGGCCGCAGCGGCTGGACCTGCATAAGCAATTGGCCGCCACCGAGAGTTTCGACGCCGGCACCCAATGGCTTGCCGCGCATCCGGTTGCGCATGACACCTGCTATCAATACTTCAAGGAAGCGTTGATCGTATGGACGTTGCTGCAATCGCGGTCGTGGTTTGCCGAGCGCGGTGTGCGCGTCAACAACGTCTCGCCCGGGCCGGTCTTTACCCCGATCCTCGGCGATTTCGCAGCCATGCTGGGCGAGGAGCGCGTCAAGGAGGATGCCAAGCGCATGACCCGCCCGGCGTATGCCGACGAAGTGGCCGAGGCCATCGTGTTTCTCGCATCCGATGCGGCGCGCTGGATCAACGGCATCACGCTGCCGGTCGATGGCGGCCTCGCGTCCACCACCCTGTAA
- a CDS encoding helix-turn-helix domain-containing protein — translation MPTRARHSAAIAAVPAFGLYGERHADAPELLHWESIAARSRLHDWHITPHRHEDLAQLLYVQRGSATLQLDGRTQRLRGATVVWLPPLYVHGFAFHPQVRGHVITLCMPLVRNALSAAPLLQSGLAMPAVLPVKASQRLLDVLFGSIADDHAHQRLGHDAALQAAATQLVIWTARTALQRLQDAAVANAQADPALRHLRAYQALIDQHYRAHWPISRYADQLGLTPGHLNAVCRRLADASALELLQRRIMLEARRNLRYTSLSVQQIAAALGFFDAAYFSRSFARHAGCSPTRFRSGE, via the coding sequence ATGCCCACACGCGCACGCCACTCTGCTGCAATCGCTGCTGTTCCCGCCTTCGGCCTGTATGGCGAGCGGCACGCCGACGCACCGGAGTTATTGCATTGGGAATCGATCGCCGCGCGCAGCCGGCTGCATGACTGGCACATCACTCCGCACCGGCATGAAGATCTAGCGCAGCTGCTGTATGTGCAGCGCGGGTCGGCGACACTGCAACTGGATGGACGCACCCAACGCCTGCGCGGCGCCACCGTGGTGTGGCTGCCGCCGCTGTACGTACACGGGTTTGCGTTCCACCCGCAGGTGCGCGGGCACGTCATCACCTTGTGCATGCCACTGGTGCGCAACGCATTGAGCGCTGCGCCGCTGCTGCAATCCGGCCTGGCGATGCCGGCGGTGCTGCCGGTCAAGGCGTCGCAACGCCTGCTCGATGTGCTGTTCGGCAGCATCGCCGACGACCATGCGCACCAGCGCTTGGGGCACGACGCCGCACTGCAGGCCGCGGCGACGCAGTTGGTGATCTGGACCGCACGCACGGCGCTGCAACGTCTGCAAGACGCGGCCGTGGCCAACGCGCAGGCCGATCCTGCGCTGCGTCATCTGCGCGCGTATCAGGCCTTGATCGACCAGCACTATCGCGCGCATTGGCCGATCTCCCGCTACGCCGACCAGCTGGGGCTGACGCCGGGCCATCTCAATGCGGTGTGCCGACGGCTTGCCGATGCCTCGGCCCTGGAACTGCTGCAACGCCGGATCATGCTCGAGGCACGTCGCAACCTGCGCTACACCAGCTTGAGCGTGCAGCAGATTGCCGCTGCGCTTGGATTTTTCGATGCTGCGTATTTCAGCCGCTCCTTCGCGCGGCATGCAGGCTGCTCGCCGACGCGTTTTCGCAGCGGCGAGTGA
- the pobA gene encoding 4-hydroxybenzoate 3-monooxygenase produces the protein MRTQIAIIGAGPSGLLLGELLLRAGIDTLIVERQTPGHVMARIRAGVLEQGSVELLQRAGVGDRLQREGLPHHGFELSLDGRRERIDLLRGCGRGVTVYGQTEVTADLMQARQRSDAPTYYNARDVTLHALDSATPSVEFIHEGRRVHVACDYIVGCDGFHGVSRASIPAERMRLFERVYPFGWLGVLADTPPVHDELIYARHKHGFALCSMRSPTRTRYYVQVPADASVEAWSDAAFWDALRARLPAALAEQLVTGPSIEKSIAPLRSFVAEPMQYGRLFLAGDAAHIVPPTGAKGLNLALADVGLLAQLFARWKASGDADVVRHYSALALQRVWKAERFSWWMTTLLHTFDDEDAFTARIRQAELEYVLGSEAGRATIAENYAGLPLVEV, from the coding sequence ATGCGGACGCAAATTGCAATCATCGGTGCCGGGCCATCTGGCCTATTGCTGGGCGAGCTGTTACTGCGTGCCGGTATCGACACGCTCATTGTCGAGCGGCAGACGCCGGGACACGTGATGGCCCGCATTCGCGCCGGGGTGCTGGAGCAGGGCAGCGTGGAGTTGCTGCAACGCGCCGGTGTAGGCGATCGCCTGCAGCGCGAAGGCCTGCCGCATCATGGCTTTGAGCTGTCGCTCGATGGGCGGCGTGAGCGCATCGATCTGCTGCGCGGTTGCGGTCGCGGGGTCACGGTGTATGGCCAGACCGAAGTCACTGCCGATCTGATGCAGGCGCGTCAGCGCAGCGATGCGCCGACGTACTACAACGCACGCGACGTCACCCTGCATGCATTGGACAGCGCGACGCCCAGCGTGGAGTTCATCCATGAGGGCCGCCGCGTGCACGTTGCCTGTGACTACATCGTTGGCTGCGACGGTTTTCATGGCGTCAGCCGCGCCAGCATCCCGGCCGAACGCATGCGCCTGTTCGAGCGCGTCTATCCGTTCGGTTGGTTAGGCGTGTTGGCCGACACGCCGCCGGTGCACGATGAGCTGATCTATGCGCGCCACAAGCATGGCTTTGCGTTGTGCTCGATGCGCTCGCCCACCCGCACGCGCTATTACGTGCAGGTGCCAGCTGACGCAAGTGTGGAAGCCTGGAGCGATGCGGCATTCTGGGATGCGTTGCGCGCGCGGTTGCCGGCAGCGCTGGCCGAGCAGCTAGTCACCGGCCCATCGATCGAAAAGAGCATTGCGCCGCTGCGCAGCTTCGTCGCCGAGCCGATGCAGTACGGCCGCCTGTTTCTGGCCGGGGATGCGGCACATATCGTGCCGCCCACCGGCGCCAAGGGGCTGAACCTTGCCTTGGCCGATGTCGGCCTGCTTGCGCAGCTGTTCGCACGCTGGAAGGCATCTGGCGATGCCGATGTAGTGCGGCATTACTCGGCGTTGGCGCTGCAGCGGGTGTGGAAGGCCGAGCGGTTTTCGTGGTGGATGACCACGCTGCTGCATACCTTCGACGACGAAGATGCCTTCACTGCGCGTATCCGCCAGGCCGAGCTGGAGTACGTGCTGGGCAGCGAGGCTGGCCGCGCGACCATCGCAGAAAACTATGCGGGACTGCCGCTGGTCGAGGTCTGA